From the genome of Spinacia oleracea cultivar Varoflay chromosome 2, BTI_SOV_V1, whole genome shotgun sequence, one region includes:
- the LOC110790261 gene encoding armadillo repeat-containing protein LFR isoform X2, with amino-acid sequence MQKREQVKQGGSGGGGASTPAPKRGRPLGSGTNSAAVAAVAAAADSAAPHTLLGPTLQVHSAFADQNQKRLVLALQSGLKSDLTWALNTLTVLSFKEKDEIRKDAIPLAKIPGLLDALLQIIDDWRDIALPKDISRNRRVRLLGANALVTGFGSEYEALASSDNYSQSIVPSGSSGIDSSQKNAARRPTGWWFEEDGLFNLDDDGRAEKQLCGVAASNILRNFSFMYENEIIMAQHRHCLETVFQCIEDQNTDEELVTNALETIVNLGPYLDLRIFSSSKPSYINMTEKRAVQAIMGMLESQVKAWHCAAAELLGRLIINPDNETFLLPFATQIYKRLVNILSLPAVDAQAAAVGALYNLVEVNMDCRLKLASERWAIDRLLKVVKAPHPVPEICRKAATILESLVSEPQNRVPLLAYENAFAEILFSESKHADTFARILYELTSRPNNKQGSARGVWGL; translated from the exons ATGCAAAAGAGAGAACAGGTGAAGCAAGGAGGGTCCGGAGGTGGTGGAGCCTCCACTCCGGCGCCGAAGAGGGGACGTCCGCTCGGGAGTGGAACTAACAGCGCTGCCGTCGCCGCTGTTGCTGCCGCCGCCGATTCTGCTGCACCTCACACTCTTCTGGGCCCTACCCTTCAGGTCCACAGCGCCTTTGCTG ATCAAAACCAGAAAAGGCTTGTTTTGGCTCTGCAGAGTGGCTTAAAGAGTGATCTGACATGGGCACTAAATACTCTGACTGTACTCTCTTTCAAAGAAAAGGATGAAATTCGCAAAGATGCTATCCCACTTGCTAAGATACCTGGATTGTTGGATGCTCTTCTTCAAATT ATTGATGACTGGCGTGACATAGCTTTACCTAAGGATATTTCCAGAAATCGGCGGGTGAGGTTGTTGGGGGCAAATGCTCTTGTAACAGGTTTTGGAAGTGAATATGAGGCTTTGGCTTCCAGTGACAATTACTCGCAATCCAT TGTTCCGTCTGGTTCTTCTGGTATAGATTCATCACAAAAGAATGCAGCAAGGCGACCTACTGGTTGGTGGTTTGAGGAAGATGGTTTATTCAATCTAGATGATGATGGACGTGCAGAAAAGCAGCTGTGTGGTGTTGCTGCATCTAATATCCTCCGAAACTTCTCATTCATGTATGAAAATGAAATCATCATGGCTCAGCACCGTCATTGTTTGGAAACTGTATTCCAGTGTATAGAAGATCAAAACACGG ATGAAGAACTTGTGACAAATGCCCTCGAGACAATAGTGAATTTGGGCCCGTACCTTGATCTAAGAATATTCAGCTCATCAAAGCCTTCATATATTAACATGAC AGAAAAGCGTGCAGTTCAAGCTATCATGGGCATGCTTGAATCTCAGGTTAAAGCGTGGCATTGTGCGGCCGCAGAACTGCTTGGCCGTTTGATCATAAATCCTGATAATGAAACGTTTCTTCTTCCATTTGCTACTCAG ATTTACAAGCGATTAGTTAATATACTAAGCTTACCAGCTGTTGATGCACAGGCAGCGGCTGTGGGGGCACTGTATAATCTTGTGGAAGTTAATATGGACTGCAGGTTAAAGCTGGCAAGTGAACGATG GGCGATAGATCGACTGTTGAAAGTTGTCAAAGCACCACATCCTGTTCCAGAAATCTGTCGAAAAGCTGCTACTATTTTAGAGAGCCTAGTTTCTGAACCACAAAACAGAGTTCCCCTCCTTGCATATGAGAACGCATTTGCTGAGATACTCTTCTCGGAAAGTAAGCATGCTGATACTTTTGCAAGAATTCTGTATGAATTGACATCTCGGCCAAACAACAAACAAGGATCGGCACGTGGGGTATGGGGCCTGTAG
- the LOC110790261 gene encoding armadillo repeat-containing protein LFR isoform X1, translating into MQKREQVKQGGSGGGGASTPAPKRGRPLGSGTNSAAVAAVAAAADSAAPHTLLGPTLQVHSAFADQNQKRLVLALQSGLKSDLTWALNTLTVLSFKEKDEIRKDAIPLAKIPGLLDALLQIIDDWRDIALPKDISRNRRVRLLGANALVTGFGSEYEALASSDNYSQSIVPSGSSGIDSSQKNAARRPTGWWFEEDGLFNLDDDGRAEKQLCGVAASNILRNFSFMYENEIIMAQHRHCLETVFQCIEDQNTEDEELVTNALETIVNLGPYLDLRIFSSSKPSYINMTEKRAVQAIMGMLESQVKAWHCAAAELLGRLIINPDNETFLLPFATQIYKRLVNILSLPAVDAQAAAVGALYNLVEVNMDCRLKLASERWAIDRLLKVVKAPHPVPEICRKAATILESLVSEPQNRVPLLAYENAFAEILFSESKHADTFARILYELTSRPNNKQGSARGVWGL; encoded by the exons ATGCAAAAGAGAGAACAGGTGAAGCAAGGAGGGTCCGGAGGTGGTGGAGCCTCCACTCCGGCGCCGAAGAGGGGACGTCCGCTCGGGAGTGGAACTAACAGCGCTGCCGTCGCCGCTGTTGCTGCCGCCGCCGATTCTGCTGCACCTCACACTCTTCTGGGCCCTACCCTTCAGGTCCACAGCGCCTTTGCTG ATCAAAACCAGAAAAGGCTTGTTTTGGCTCTGCAGAGTGGCTTAAAGAGTGATCTGACATGGGCACTAAATACTCTGACTGTACTCTCTTTCAAAGAAAAGGATGAAATTCGCAAAGATGCTATCCCACTTGCTAAGATACCTGGATTGTTGGATGCTCTTCTTCAAATT ATTGATGACTGGCGTGACATAGCTTTACCTAAGGATATTTCCAGAAATCGGCGGGTGAGGTTGTTGGGGGCAAATGCTCTTGTAACAGGTTTTGGAAGTGAATATGAGGCTTTGGCTTCCAGTGACAATTACTCGCAATCCAT TGTTCCGTCTGGTTCTTCTGGTATAGATTCATCACAAAAGAATGCAGCAAGGCGACCTACTGGTTGGTGGTTTGAGGAAGATGGTTTATTCAATCTAGATGATGATGGACGTGCAGAAAAGCAGCTGTGTGGTGTTGCTGCATCTAATATCCTCCGAAACTTCTCATTCATGTATGAAAATGAAATCATCATGGCTCAGCACCGTCATTGTTTGGAAACTGTATTCCAGTGTATAGAAGATCAAAACACGG AAGATGAAGAACTTGTGACAAATGCCCTCGAGACAATAGTGAATTTGGGCCCGTACCTTGATCTAAGAATATTCAGCTCATCAAAGCCTTCATATATTAACATGAC AGAAAAGCGTGCAGTTCAAGCTATCATGGGCATGCTTGAATCTCAGGTTAAAGCGTGGCATTGTGCGGCCGCAGAACTGCTTGGCCGTTTGATCATAAATCCTGATAATGAAACGTTTCTTCTTCCATTTGCTACTCAG ATTTACAAGCGATTAGTTAATATACTAAGCTTACCAGCTGTTGATGCACAGGCAGCGGCTGTGGGGGCACTGTATAATCTTGTGGAAGTTAATATGGACTGCAGGTTAAAGCTGGCAAGTGAACGATG GGCGATAGATCGACTGTTGAAAGTTGTCAAAGCACCACATCCTGTTCCAGAAATCTGTCGAAAAGCTGCTACTATTTTAGAGAGCCTAGTTTCTGAACCACAAAACAGAGTTCCCCTCCTTGCATATGAGAACGCATTTGCTGAGATACTCTTCTCGGAAAGTAAGCATGCTGATACTTTTGCAAGAATTCTGTATGAATTGACATCTCGGCCAAACAACAAACAAGGATCGGCACGTGGGGTATGGGGCCTGTAG
- the LOC130467418 gene encoding uncharacterized protein — translation MDTSWIDLPTGHPEYIDGCMQFIAFANQGLFEGKIRCPCKNCKVDKWFPVNDVERHILFKGFYKSYRNWIFHGKGDMVQRMLGSDGGSTSEGSLGNQSGFVGRDNMGGLLRSAFSVNVPPNFPTFEAREDGEWTEEPVSYDTDVEYDDSTIEEDATYKKLLQASEEKLYEGCINFSKLSFLLHLFHLKCMHHWSIESFNMLLKLILDAFPQILDFPSSYYYSKKMIKDLGLGYEKIDACPNDCMLYWGEFLEKDKCHVCGKSRWKTTKGKKGDDVSDQGTNTCKKGVPAKVMRYFPLIPRLKRIYMSSETAEDMRWHDTERLGEDDKKILRHPSDALAWKAFDERYRDFALDPRSVRLGLASDGFNPYRLMNTTYSTWPVVLIPYNLPPWLCMKPSSFILSTLIPGKASPGNDIDVYLQPLVHELKLLWGGVEAFDAFDGVKFNLRAALLWTINDFPGYAMLSGLSTKGYNACPICMDSTPSDRFGNKICYCSYRKWLPADHPYRRQGEKFCEKFGTNELSEAPSRPSGTDILRQQEKVEYVYGNSKAPPKKRQRGHTDNNDVQDEIVFGTKRSIFFDLVYWEHNLLRHNLDVMHIEKNVSENLLGTLLSMDKSRDNRDDREALEAWRIKTHLWLSADHNGNEYMPPASYSMSREEKERFLTVLQKLKVPDGYGSNLSSCVNMKQRKLINLKSHDNHVLMQDILPVALRASNATKVIDLLARLSSFFKKLCSTSIDPDDLDGLQDGIVLTLCQLEMEFLPSFFTIMVHLLIHLVEEVKLGGPVQYRWMYPIERYLSHLKSHVTNKAQPEGSIAEGYLLEETIRFCSRYLQGVKTIFNMPKRMDDDISNSDDYLFNSGGRVIGKEVSIRLDGQSLKQAHRYVLLHSDEIKGDLDEFLTEKRQMNLEISVAESDESKWIINEFGGWLRNKVHFIDATTEDGKLRKALAGGLHSYGRKLKGYIINGYKFLSTDRDCRLLTQNSGVMVEADGVAYYGKVMDIYELNYYGDYKVVLFRCDWVDIRRGVRTYPNGGVCVNFSKLMHTGRLLQDDPFVFSSQAKQVFYIEDEIQKGWFHVVKNKPRDLFDLGDSLPVAEEGGAD, via the exons ATGGATACAAGTTGGATAGATCTACCCACTGGCCACCCTGAATATATCGATGGTTGTATGCAATTCATTGCGTTTGCCAATCAAGGTCTATTCGAAGGAAAAATTAGATGTCCATGTAAGAACTGTAAGGTGGATAAATGGTTCCCGGTTAATGATGTAGAGCGACATATTTTGTTTAAGGGGTTTTATAAGTCGTATAGAAATTGGATCTTTCATGGTAAAGGGGATATGGTTCAACGTATGTTAGGGAgtgatggagggagtactagtgAAGGATCCCTTGGTAATCAAAGTGGGTTTGTAGGTCGAGATAATATGGGAGGACTATTAAGATCAGCTTTTAGTGTTAATGTGCCACCCAATTTTCCAACTTTTGAAGCAAGAGAGGATGGTGAATGGACTGAGGAGCCCGTGTCATACGACACAGATGTTGAATATGATGATTCTACAATAGAAGAAGATGCGACATATAAGAAGCTACTTCAAGCTTCTGAGGAGAAATTATATGAGGGGTGTATTAATTTTTCAAAGTTATCTTTTCTTCTACACTTATTTCACTTGAAGTGTATGCATCACTGGTCCATTGAATCTTTCAATATGCTCTTGAAGCTGATTTTAGATGCATTTCCTCAAATACTTGATTTTCCCTCGTCTTATTATTACAGtaagaaaatgataaaagaCTTGGGCCTTGGGTATGAAAAAATTGATGCTTGTCCTAATGATTGTATGCTGTATTGGGGTGAATTTTTAGAGAAAGACAAATGTCATGTTTGTGGTAAATCGAGGTGGAAAACAACCAAGGGTAAGAAGGGTGACGATGTAAGTGATCAAGGTACGAATACTTGTAAGAAAGGTGTGCCAGCTAAGGTAATGCGATATTTTCCTCTTATCCCAAGACTAAAAAGAATCTACATGTCATCAGAAACAGCAGAAGATATGAGATGGCATGATACAGAGCGATTGGGTGAAGATGATAAGAAGATTTTGAGGCATCCTTCCGATGCCTTAGCGTGGAAGGCATTTGATGAGCGTTATAGAGATTTTGCATTAGACCCTCGTAGTGTTCGATTAGGTCTTGCGAGCgatgggtttaatccataccgTTTAATGAACACTACTTATAGTACATGGCCAGTGGTGTTGATTCCTTATAATCTTCCACCATGGCTATGTATGAAACCATCTTCTTTCATTTTGTCCACACTTATTCCCGGAAAAGCAAGTCCTGGAAATGATATTGACGTGTATTTGCAACCATTAGTTCATGAGTTAAAATTGCTGTGGGGAGGGGTTGAAGCTTTTGATGCTTTTGACGGAGTGAAATTTAATTTGCGCGCGGCTCTGCTTTGGACTATTAATGACTTTCCTGGCTATGCAATGCTCTCTGGTTTGAGCACAAAAGGTTACAATGCATGTCCTATATGCATGGATTCCACACCTTCTGATAGATTTGGGAACAAGATTTGTTATTGTAGCTATAGAAAATGGTTACCCGCAGATCACCCATATCGACGTCAGGGTGAAAAGTTTTGTGAGAAGTTTGGAACTAATGAGTTGAGTGAAGCCCCATCTCGTCCTAGCGGCACTGATATATTGAGGCAACAAGAAAAGGTCGAGTATGTTTATGGAAATTCAAAGGCACCACCGAAAAAGAGACAAAGAGGACATACTGATAACAATGATGTCCAAGATGAAATTGTCTTTGGTACCAAGAGAAGCATATTCTTTGATTTGGTGTATTGGGAGCATAATCTTCTAAGGCATAATTTAGACgttatgcacattgagaaaaatgtgtctGAGAATCTTTTGGGAACACTTCTTAGTATGGATAAGAGTAGAGATAATAGGGATGATCGAGAAGCCCTTGAAGCATGGAGAATAAAGACTCACCTTTGGCTTAGTGCTGATCATAATGGAAATGAATACATGCCTCCAGCTTCCTATTCTATGTCTAGGGAGGAAAAAGAGAGATTCTTAACTGTTTTGCAGAAACTTAAAGTTCCGGATGGATATGGATCCAACCTTTCTAGTTGTGTGAATATGAAGCAAAGGAAGTTGATTAACCTCAAGAGTCATGACAACCATGTTCTAATGCAAGATATCCTCCCCGTCGCCTTAAGAGCTTCTAATGCTACAAAGGTGATTGACTTGTTGGCTAGATTGTCTTCGTTTTTCAAGAAGTTGTGCTCCACCAGTATTGATCCAGATGATTTAGATGGTCTTCAAGATGGAATTGTTTTAACTCTTTGTCAGTTGGAAATGGAGTTTTTGCCTTCATTTTTCACAATCATGGTCCATTTGTTGATTCACTTAGTGGAGGAGGTTAAACTTGGTGGACCAGTGCAATACAGATGGATGTATCCCATTGAAAG gtACTTGTCCCATTTGAAGTCACATGTAACCAATAAAGCCCAACCTGAAGGATCTATTGCGGAAGGCTACCTTTTAGAGGAGACAATTAGGTTTTGCTCGAGATATCTTCAAGGTGTTAAGACCATCTTCAACATGCCTAAAAGGATGGATGATGACATTTCAAATTCTGATGATTACTTATTTAATTCCGGCGGTCGAGTCATTGGAAAGGAGGTCAGCATTCGCCTTGATGGTCAAAGCTTAAAACAAGCCCATCGCTACGTTTTACTTCACTCTGATGAGATCAAAGGGGATCTAGA TGAATTTTTAACCGAGAAGCGTCAAATGAACTTAGAAATTTCCGTCGCGGAGAGTGATGAAAGTAAATGGATCATCAATGAATTTGGAGGGTGGCTGCGAAACAAG GTACATTTCATAGATGCAACCACCGAAGATGGGAAACTAAGAAAAGCTTTGGCGGGTGGTTTGCATTCTTATGgtagaaaattaaaaggataCATAATCAATGGATACAAATTCCTTTCCACTGATCGCGATTGtcgtcttttgacacaaaattctGGAGTTATGGTTGAAGCGGATGGAGTGGCATACTACGGAAAAGTGATGGATATCTATGAATTAAATTACTATGGAGATTATAAAGTTGTATTGTTTCGTTGTGATTGGGTAGACATTCGTAGGGGTGTAAGAACATATCCAAACGGCGGAGTATGTGTCAATTTCTCTAAATTGATGCATACTGGACGATTATTGCAAGATGATCCATTTGTCTTCTCATCTCAAGCAAAACAAGTTTTTTACATAGAAGATGAGATACAAAAAGGATGGTTCCATGTTGTTAAGAATAAGCCTAGAGATTTGTTTGATTTAGGTGATTCTTTACCAGTAGCGGAAGAGGGTGGGGCCGATTGA